A window from Manduca sexta isolate Smith_Timp_Sample1 chromosome 24, JHU_Msex_v1.0, whole genome shotgun sequence encodes these proteins:
- the LOC115450815 gene encoding radial spoke head protein 9 homolog, with the protein MNVHKLWEYKEYINVNGMMFNSELISLLQNSLTLLQVENHFTHIQYWGQIYAVDFDYHIAVGITNDAVADRKYFYTTDFKFWGLLPKPKKKYKQLSLLTTFPFRGDTSLKIKVLDESLEENNPYRCRFMKEECRLAATISNICDEAEICARGQLIKQPDGTVVINPNFYGLTRPEASFLKSYLHIRPAQQRWNTNLLTRQDYNYSMDFLDSIDQDIPNGCWNLSLEQSGSIAYLKNLYWPGMMFFHKIKTPDAGFLYVGNGYKNLDVPFLL; encoded by the coding sequence atgaatGTTCATAAATTGTGGGAATACAAAGAGTACATCAACGTGAATGGAATGATGTTTAATAGCGAACTAATATCATTACTCCAAAACTCGTTGACTTTGCTTCAAGTAGAAAACCATTTCACCCATATACAATACTGGGGACAGATTTACGCCGTTGATTTTGACTACCACATCGCAGTCGGAATTACTAATGACGCAGTGGCAGacagaaagtatttttatacaacagaTTTTAAATTCTGGGGGCTGCTCCCTAAGCCAAAGaagaaatataaacaactaTCGTTATTAACAACATTCCCATTCCGTGGCGACACCTCTCTAAAAATTAAGGTACTAGACGAATCATTAGAGGAAAACAATCCCTATAGATGTCGCTTTATGAAAGAAGAGTGTCGTTTGGCCGCAACAATCAGTAATATTTGCGACGAGGCTGAAATCTGCGCTAGGGGCCAGCTGATCAAGCAGCCTGATGGAACTGTTGTTATAAATCCCAATTTCTACGGCTTAACAAGGCCCGAAGCAAGTTTTCTCAAGTCCTACCTCCATATCAGACCAGCACAACAACGCTGGAACACAAATCTGCTTACACGACAAGATTATAATTACAGCATGGACTTTTTGGACTCCATTGATCAAGACATACCGAATGGGTGTTGGAATTTGTCATTGGAACAGTCTGGATCCATTGCCtatttaaagaatttgtatTGGCCCGGTATGATGTTcttccataaaataaaaactcctGACGCTGGTTTTTTGTACGTAGGAAATGGTTACAAGAATTTAGATGTACCGTTCCTTCTATAA